In Corallococcus silvisoli, one DNA window encodes the following:
- a CDS encoding DUF4135 domain-containing protein has protein sequence MYDAQITTALNDASQFLLTSMISGGATPTPNVAKPFVKEALQMLVGDLEASCGIQGTGSLLPVLLGSNFLMRAAVDLYGPCLCAAIQSGRGEWGIVDNVRSGRGRSAAWSIARGLLGTVTTLAETVTDRVWALIKRVVAGHVQFGSDLLARVQRDRSLLNRAFGITGTLNGLTVTGSDPHRTGHRVVLLRFSDGRRTVYKPSDLTFQLLLMGDPTSFQVCHGHYPALFPHTDSLFTALDPELPAIRIVAMPHRQGEYGYMQMVAKANIIAVNDQGPYFRKLGRLITVAGLFGITDLHEENVMATADGPFLIDAEMGFSYPGQGVGTLDHSSLHRVLDIHPQQYSNVGGVFSAEIYRGAWEVSKISGPYDPTEINAGFKSGAQGAWVGGATYPNVLLHGIREMVDRISLRLARVHKWIGLMYAVKPVARVILNTSDMCSLHVNGVKRYLVGNLETDAQAPHLAFDDWLRWYGGKYNAVPGALFQPHSRQVLYDPTGTLGVTYGTATAGGVAVAHLTEVWNAMNRLSTPQGVANLKASLKADLENKLQCGVLT, from the coding sequence ATGTACGACGCCCAGATCACCACCGCGCTGAATGACGCCTCGCAGTTCCTGCTGACGTCGATGATCTCCGGAGGCGCCACGCCCACCCCGAACGTGGCGAAGCCGTTCGTCAAGGAGGCGCTCCAAATGTTGGTGGGGGACCTGGAGGCGAGCTGCGGCATCCAGGGGACGGGCAGCCTGCTGCCGGTGCTCCTGGGTTCGAACTTCCTCATGCGGGCGGCGGTGGACCTGTACGGCCCCTGCCTGTGCGCGGCCATCCAGTCCGGGCGCGGCGAGTGGGGCATCGTCGACAACGTCCGCTCCGGCCGGGGCCGGAGCGCGGCCTGGAGCATCGCGCGCGGGCTGCTGGGCACCGTGACGACGCTCGCGGAGACGGTGACGGACCGCGTCTGGGCGTTGATCAAACGGGTGGTGGCGGGCCACGTGCAGTTCGGGTCGGACCTGCTCGCCCGCGTCCAGCGGGACCGGAGCCTGCTGAACCGCGCCTTCGGCATCACGGGCACGCTGAACGGGCTGACCGTCACCGGCAGCGACCCGCACCGCACCGGGCACCGCGTGGTGCTGCTGCGCTTCTCCGACGGACGGCGGACCGTCTACAAGCCTTCGGACCTGACGTTCCAGCTGCTGCTGATGGGCGACCCGACCTCGTTCCAGGTCTGCCACGGGCACTACCCCGCGCTCTTCCCCCACACCGACAGCCTCTTCACGGCCCTGGACCCGGAGCTGCCGGCGATCCGCATCGTCGCGATGCCGCACCGGCAGGGCGAGTACGGCTACATGCAGATGGTCGCCAAGGCGAACATCATCGCCGTCAACGACCAGGGGCCCTACTTCCGGAAGCTGGGGCGGCTCATCACGGTGGCGGGCCTCTTCGGCATCACGGACCTCCATGAGGAGAACGTGATGGCCACCGCGGACGGGCCCTTCCTCATCGACGCGGAGATGGGGTTCTCCTATCCGGGACAGGGCGTGGGGACGCTCGACCACTCGTCGCTGCACCGGGTCCTGGACATCCACCCGCAGCAGTACAGCAACGTGGGCGGCGTCTTCTCCGCGGAGATCTACCGGGGCGCCTGGGAGGTCTCGAAGATCTCCGGGCCCTACGACCCCACGGAGATCAACGCGGGCTTCAAGTCAGGGGCGCAGGGGGCCTGGGTGGGCGGGGCCACGTACCCGAACGTCCTCCTGCACGGCATCCGGGAGATGGTGGATCGCATCTCGCTGCGCCTCGCGCGCGTGCACAAGTGGATTGGCCTCATGTACGCGGTCAAGCCCGTCGCGCGGGTCATCCTCAACACGTCGGACATGTGCAGCCTGCACGTCAACGGCGTGAAGCGGTACCTCGTCGGGAACCTGGAGACGGATGCCCAGGCGCCCCACCTCGCCTTCGACGACTGGCTGCGGTGGTACGGCGGCAAGTACAACGCGGTGCCCGGCGCCCTGTTCCAGCCGCACAGCCGTCAGGTGCTCTACGACCCGACGGGGACGCTCGGCGTCACCTACGGCACCGCGACCGCGGGCGGCGTGGCCGTGGCGCACCTGACGGAGGTCTGGAACGCGATGAACCGCTTGAGCACGCCCCAGGGCGTCGCGAACCTCAAGGCGAGCTTGAAGGCCGACCTGGAGAACAAGCTGCAATGTGGCGTGTTGACCTGA
- a CDS encoding TolC family protein codes for MSTLLALSLSASLAAAPVLTLDEALESARQQNLDLKIAQERFEQASLATRKAWSGYLPNISVGASITRNNVAAIIPAGVIAPVDITIQPLIQQGAQAEVRQAIIAPQLWAGIAASYKSVKLAELNTQTARRQVLFGVAQAYYGAAAQQEALRAQERLLELNQAREKDTQARFDAGTVTRVALLRAQLDRSRAEQDLVRAKNALAGLKLALGTLIQREPEFELAAPPEPQVPAQASPEALVNQALQDRSDVQASEVGLKLSRINKTGVILSYLPTLGVTGAYRIANAAGFTGQNETWAITFGASWTLFDGGLREANLSEASSRVREATVTQALAQARVKEEVRRSKLDLENALANRSKAEEALSLARESSRLTDVSFKAGVATYLEVADSNTALTNAEVGFVSERLQASLAALRLLNSLGSFESGSVRKDAAALGEKPGAGAMPQEQPAQEQPAPQQPAPQQ; via the coding sequence ATGAGTACCCTTCTGGCGCTGTCCCTGTCGGCCTCCCTGGCCGCGGCGCCTGTACTGACGCTGGATGAGGCACTGGAGTCCGCCCGCCAGCAGAACCTCGATTTGAAGATCGCCCAGGAGCGCTTCGAGCAGGCATCGCTCGCGACGCGCAAGGCATGGTCGGGCTACCTGCCGAACATCAGCGTGGGCGCGTCCATCACGCGCAACAACGTGGCGGCCATCATCCCGGCGGGAGTCATCGCGCCGGTGGACATCACCATCCAGCCGCTCATCCAGCAGGGCGCGCAGGCGGAGGTGCGGCAGGCCATCATCGCGCCCCAGCTGTGGGCGGGCATCGCGGCGTCGTACAAGTCGGTGAAGCTGGCGGAGCTCAACACGCAGACGGCGCGCCGACAGGTGCTCTTCGGCGTGGCGCAGGCGTACTACGGCGCCGCGGCGCAGCAGGAAGCGCTGCGCGCCCAGGAGCGGCTGCTGGAGCTGAACCAGGCGCGGGAGAAGGACACCCAGGCCCGGTTCGACGCGGGCACGGTGACGCGCGTGGCGCTCTTGCGCGCGCAGCTGGACCGCTCGCGCGCGGAGCAGGACCTGGTGCGCGCGAAGAACGCGCTCGCGGGCCTGAAGCTGGCGCTGGGCACGCTCATCCAGCGCGAGCCGGAGTTCGAGCTGGCCGCGCCGCCGGAGCCGCAGGTGCCGGCGCAGGCGTCGCCGGAGGCGCTGGTGAACCAGGCGCTGCAGGATCGCTCGGATGTGCAGGCCTCCGAGGTCGGGCTGAAGCTCAGCCGCATCAACAAGACGGGCGTCATCCTGAGCTACCTGCCCACGCTGGGCGTCACGGGCGCCTACCGCATCGCGAACGCGGCGGGCTTCACCGGGCAGAACGAGACGTGGGCCATCACCTTCGGCGCCAGCTGGACGCTGTTCGACGGCGGCCTGCGTGAGGCCAACCTCTCCGAGGCGTCGTCGCGCGTGCGCGAAGCCACCGTCACCCAGGCGCTGGCCCAGGCCCGCGTGAAGGAAGAGGTGCGGCGCTCCAAGCTGGACCTGGAGAACGCGCTGGCCAACCGCTCCAAGGCCGAGGAGGCCCTGAGCCTGGCGCGCGAGTCCAGCCGCCTCACCGACGTGAGCTTCAAGGCGGGCGTCGCCACCTACCTGGAGGTCGCGGACTCCAACACCGCGCTCACCAACGCGGAGGTGGGCTTCGTGTCCGAGCGCCTCCAGGCGTCCCTGGCCGCGCTGCGCCTGCTCAACTCGCTGGGCTCCTTCGAGTCCGGTTCGGTGCGCAAGGACGCCGCCGCCCTGGGAGAGAAGCCCGGCGCCGGCGCGATGCCGCAGGAGCAGCCGGCGCAGGAGCAGCCGGCCCCGCAGCAGCCCGCGCCCCAGCAGTAG
- a CDS encoding WD40/YVTN/BNR-like repeat-containing protein has translation MTTAGVWLALGLALGSADVKWEPQTSGTTVRLRGVSAVDARVAWASGDKGTFVRTTDGGKTWKAATVPGAEGLDFRDVDAFSERTAYLLSIGAGDKSRIYKTTDGGEHWTLQFTNALPGAFFNAMAFWDEQHGIAFSDPVEGQLVVITTEDGGATWKPAPSGVRPAALAGEAGFAASGTSIAVHGTSDVWFGLGGSAARVFHSANRGRDWSVATTPMASGEGAGVFSLYFWSPSAGIAVGGNYKQPEVATGNVALTLDAGKKKWSAPAGNPPHGYRSCVAPLTRERRMWLLAVGPTGSDVSKDAGRSWEPLDTTGFHAVSTPPRTRDTAWAVGEEGRIAKLVTAAPAPAPKQP, from the coding sequence ATGACGACGGCGGGTGTGTGGCTGGCCTTGGGGCTGGCCCTGGGGAGCGCGGACGTGAAGTGGGAGCCACAGACGAGCGGGACGACGGTGCGGCTGCGCGGCGTCAGCGCGGTGGATGCGCGCGTGGCCTGGGCCAGCGGCGACAAGGGCACCTTCGTGCGCACCACGGACGGAGGGAAGACGTGGAAGGCGGCCACCGTGCCGGGCGCGGAGGGGCTCGACTTCCGTGACGTGGATGCCTTCAGCGAGCGCACCGCGTACCTGCTGTCCATCGGCGCGGGTGACAAGTCGCGCATCTACAAGACGACGGACGGGGGCGAGCACTGGACGCTCCAGTTCACCAACGCCCTGCCGGGCGCGTTCTTCAACGCGATGGCCTTCTGGGACGAACAGCACGGCATCGCGTTCAGCGACCCGGTGGAGGGACAGCTCGTCGTCATCACCACGGAGGACGGCGGCGCGACGTGGAAGCCGGCGCCGTCGGGAGTCCGGCCGGCCGCGCTCGCGGGCGAGGCGGGCTTCGCCGCCAGCGGCACGAGCATCGCCGTGCACGGCACGTCCGACGTCTGGTTCGGACTGGGGGGCTCGGCGGCGAGGGTGTTCCACTCCGCGAACCGGGGCCGCGACTGGAGCGTCGCGACGACGCCCATGGCCTCCGGCGAGGGCGCGGGCGTCTTCTCGCTGTACTTCTGGAGCCCGTCCGCGGGCATCGCGGTGGGCGGCAACTACAAGCAGCCGGAGGTGGCCACCGGCAACGTGGCCCTCACGCTGGACGCGGGGAAGAAGAAGTGGAGCGCACCCGCGGGCAACCCGCCCCACGGCTATCGCTCCTGCGTGGCCCCGCTCACGCGTGAGCGGAGGATGTGGCTCCTGGCGGTGGGCCCCACGGGTTCGGATGTGTCGAAGGACGCGGGAAGGAGCTGGGAGCCGCTGGACACCACCGGCTTCCATGCCGTGTCCACGCCGCCCCGGACTCGGGACACGGCCTGGGCGGTGGGCGAGGAGGGCCGCATCGCGAAGCTCGTCACCGCGGCTCCAGCGCCGGCCCCGAAGCAGCCGTAG
- a CDS encoding ExbD/TolR family protein, whose amino-acid sequence MAGGANDGDEEISGINVTPLVDVVLVLLIIFMVTANFIVRETVEVDLPRAANGGETVQGLVNVVLDKEGKLYFDGAEVTEADLSRRVVEAVAKDKDTRAIISADQTLAYGRVMRLIDVVKGQGIAKFALNIEKDAAPARAAPATP is encoded by the coding sequence ATGGCCGGCGGCGCGAACGACGGCGACGAGGAAATCTCCGGCATCAACGTCACCCCCCTGGTGGACGTGGTGCTGGTGCTGCTCATCATCTTCATGGTCACCGCCAACTTCATCGTCCGCGAGACGGTGGAGGTGGACCTGCCCCGCGCCGCCAACGGCGGAGAGACGGTGCAGGGGCTGGTCAACGTCGTCCTCGACAAGGAGGGCAAGCTCTACTTCGACGGCGCGGAGGTCACGGAGGCGGACCTGTCCCGCCGCGTGGTGGAGGCCGTCGCCAAGGACAAGGACACGCGCGCCATCATCAGCGCGGACCAGACGCTCGCCTACGGCCGCGTGATGCGCCTCATCGACGTGGTGAAGGGCCAGGGCATCGCGAAGTTCGCCCTCAACATCGAGAAGGACGCGGCCCCCGCCCGGGCCGCGCCCGCCACGCCCTGA
- a CDS encoding energy transducer TonB, producing MNPAVLDPSLPQRDRSTRFVLLFLFVSLALHGVGFGFLSTMEGRQHAAVQRPVELVMVDVQKPPPPPPPEEKKEEPKPPPPPKVKPVKPPPVKVAEAPKPPPPSEAPPPPNNTPPPEPSAKPPPLVVGMTMSSTTSAGSFAAPVGNTAYGKANGTAKDPQDVKGYSAPKYVPVYQVDSEPTVASEVKIPYPDEARRAGIEGTVTLSITIDADGKVSNVKVLSGPGYGLNEAARDAIRRFRFKPAIKGGEAVATEMKYSYTFLLD from the coding sequence ATGAACCCGGCGGTCCTCGACCCCTCCCTTCCCCAGCGCGACCGCTCCACGCGGTTCGTGCTCCTGTTCCTCTTCGTGTCGCTCGCGCTGCACGGCGTGGGCTTCGGCTTCCTCTCCACCATGGAGGGCAGGCAGCACGCGGCCGTCCAGCGCCCGGTGGAGCTGGTCATGGTGGACGTGCAGAAGCCGCCGCCCCCGCCGCCTCCGGAGGAGAAGAAGGAGGAGCCCAAGCCTCCCCCGCCCCCGAAGGTGAAGCCGGTGAAGCCGCCGCCCGTGAAGGTCGCGGAGGCACCCAAGCCCCCGCCCCCGTCGGAGGCGCCGCCGCCGCCCAACAACACGCCGCCGCCGGAGCCGTCCGCCAAGCCCCCGCCGCTCGTCGTGGGCATGACCATGTCGTCCACCACCAGCGCGGGCTCCTTCGCCGCGCCCGTGGGCAACACGGCCTACGGCAAGGCCAACGGCACCGCGAAGGACCCCCAGGACGTGAAGGGCTACTCCGCGCCGAAGTACGTGCCCGTCTACCAGGTGGACTCCGAGCCCACCGTCGCGTCCGAGGTGAAGATCCCCTATCCGGACGAGGCGCGCCGCGCGGGCATCGAGGGCACCGTCACGCTGTCCATCACCATCGACGCGGACGGCAAGGTGAGCAACGTGAAGGTCCTCTCCGGACCCGGCTACGGACTCAACGAGGCCGCGCGCGACGCCATCCGCCGCTTCCGCTTCAAGCCTGCCATCAAGGGCGGCGAGGCGGTGGCCACGGAGATGAAGTACTCGTACACGTTCCTGCTGGATTGA
- a CDS encoding DUF547 domain-containing protein — MNAPVPSRHRARWFAGVALALLVTLVTGAVLYVRGALPAPVPAADGPFVSDDYARTLSHNVRPSGDLDFEGLRSERAALERFIAALAAVSPHNRPDLFPLPEDGLAYWINAYNALVLQQLVERYPEGAEAQWFGRFYWGHAWPVGGELLTPWAIEQRILFGEYADPRVHFALFRGTRGGPRLDGAPYQPDFLDAQLNDASRRYMEDARHVRLVDKTVHLARLFETRRQDFLAALPEGRGGNVLQFVWAFLPDSCEERPGCDTRGDLDRACGSKLDACPTAFMPEDTSLPDASTPRRP, encoded by the coding sequence GTGAATGCTCCCGTCCCCTCCCGACACCGCGCGCGCTGGTTCGCCGGGGTGGCCCTCGCCCTGCTGGTGACGCTCGTCACCGGAGCGGTGTTGTACGTGCGGGGCGCACTTCCGGCGCCGGTGCCCGCGGCGGACGGGCCCTTCGTCTCCGACGACTACGCGCGAACCCTGAGCCACAACGTGCGTCCCAGCGGGGACCTGGACTTCGAGGGCCTTCGGAGCGAGCGCGCGGCGCTGGAGCGGTTCATCGCGGCGCTGGCGGCGGTGTCGCCGCACAACCGGCCGGACCTGTTCCCCTTGCCCGAGGACGGGCTGGCGTACTGGATCAACGCGTACAACGCGCTGGTGCTCCAGCAGCTGGTGGAGCGCTACCCGGAGGGCGCGGAGGCGCAGTGGTTCGGCCGCTTCTACTGGGGCCATGCGTGGCCGGTGGGCGGCGAGCTCCTGACGCCGTGGGCGATTGAACAGCGCATCCTGTTTGGCGAGTACGCCGACCCGCGCGTGCACTTCGCCCTCTTCCGGGGGACGCGCGGCGGGCCCCGGTTGGATGGTGCGCCGTACCAGCCGGACTTCCTGGACGCGCAGCTCAACGACGCCAGCCGCCGCTACATGGAGGATGCGCGCCACGTGCGGCTGGTGGACAAGACCGTGCACCTGGCCCGGCTGTTCGAGACCCGGCGGCAGGACTTCCTCGCGGCCCTGCCGGAGGGCCGGGGCGGCAACGTGCTCCAGTTCGTGTGGGCCTTCCTGCCGGACAGCTGCGAGGAGCGCCCGGGCTGCGACACGCGAGGCGACCTGGACCGCGCCTGCGGCTCCAAGCTGGACGCCTGCCCCACCGCCTTCATGCCCGAGGACACCTCGCTCCCCGACGCATCGACTCCTCGACGTCCCTGA
- a CDS encoding MotA/TolQ/ExbB proton channel family protein yields MTSSFLLAQAAQPEIGWLSSKLLGVTLGSAEWVLWLLVSLSIFSIAVMLERAVYFSRHRLPNSEALAVRLARGEFDAVASEVKNQKGMEAAVIREALASAHQGPDTVEQVIASTVARERPQYERFLSVLGTLGNNAPFIGLFGTVLGIIKAFNDLGALNAKGGAIQQTVMAGISEALVATAVGLAVAIPAVVAFNIFNRQLKTLTSRTTSLGHALVGAMKARKPGAAGSN; encoded by the coding sequence ATGACGTCCTCCTTCCTCCTGGCCCAGGCGGCCCAACCCGAAATCGGCTGGTTGAGCAGCAAGCTGCTCGGGGTGACGCTGGGCAGCGCCGAGTGGGTGCTCTGGCTGCTGGTGTCGCTGTCCATCTTCTCCATCGCGGTGATGCTGGAGCGCGCCGTCTACTTCTCGCGCCACCGGCTGCCCAACTCGGAGGCGCTGGCGGTGCGGCTGGCGCGCGGCGAGTTCGACGCCGTGGCCAGCGAGGTGAAGAACCAGAAGGGCATGGAGGCCGCCGTCATCCGCGAGGCCCTGGCCTCCGCGCACCAGGGCCCCGACACCGTGGAGCAGGTCATCGCGTCCACCGTCGCCCGCGAGCGCCCCCAGTACGAGCGCTTCCTCTCCGTGCTGGGCACCCTGGGCAACAACGCCCCGTTCATCGGCCTGTTCGGCACGGTGCTGGGCATCATCAAGGCCTTCAACGACCTGGGCGCGCTCAACGCCAAGGGCGGCGCCATCCAGCAGACCGTGATGGCCGGCATCTCCGAGGCGCTCGTCGCCACCGCCGTGGGCCTCGCGGTGGCCATCCCCGCCGTCGTCGCCTTCAACATCTTCAACCGCCAGCTGAAGACGCTCACCAGCCGCACCACGTCCCTGGGCCACGCGCTCGTGGGCGCCATGAAGGCGCGCAAGCCGGGCGCGGCGGGGAGCAACTAG
- a CDS encoding ROK family protein: MPTLGIDLGGTFVRAAVVDEKGVILANAKIALPDRKPAGVVETIAQAADAAVKKAGVKVDGCGVGAAGQIHKDSGVVSVAPNLGWRDVPLADLLTKRLGFPVKVVNDLAAAAWGELHAGGGRGAQDMLVVFVGSGVGSAIIADGRLVNGGGGVAGELGHIKVIPGGRLCGCGEHGCLEAYAGGHNLIAQTRELMATGSSRILEKLTSDDADSITPLTLETAAEAGDAKAKEIHDRAAHFLGLSIANQVTMLNPARLLLGGGVLTHCPGIRRQVLDGIQQWSSRTSREGLLIADAELGDDSGIIGAALLVA, encoded by the coding sequence ATGCCGACGCTGGGAATCGACCTGGGTGGGACGTTCGTCCGCGCCGCGGTGGTGGATGAAAAGGGCGTGATCCTCGCGAACGCCAAGATCGCGTTGCCAGACCGCAAGCCGGCCGGGGTGGTGGAGACCATCGCCCAGGCGGCGGATGCCGCGGTGAAGAAGGCGGGCGTGAAGGTGGACGGCTGCGGCGTGGGCGCCGCCGGGCAGATCCACAAGGACAGCGGCGTCGTGTCCGTGGCGCCGAACCTGGGCTGGCGCGACGTGCCCCTGGCCGACCTGCTGACGAAGCGGCTGGGCTTCCCCGTGAAGGTGGTGAACGACCTGGCCGCGGCCGCGTGGGGCGAGCTGCACGCGGGCGGAGGGCGTGGGGCGCAGGACATGCTGGTGGTGTTCGTGGGCTCCGGCGTGGGCAGCGCCATCATCGCGGACGGCCGGCTGGTGAACGGTGGCGGCGGCGTGGCGGGCGAGCTGGGTCACATCAAGGTGATCCCCGGCGGCCGGCTGTGCGGCTGCGGTGAGCACGGCTGCCTGGAGGCGTACGCGGGCGGTCACAACCTCATCGCCCAGACGCGCGAGCTGATGGCGACGGGCAGCTCTCGCATCCTGGAGAAGCTGACCAGCGATGATGCGGACTCCATCACTCCGTTGACGCTGGAGACGGCGGCGGAGGCGGGCGACGCGAAGGCGAAGGAGATCCACGACCGGGCGGCCCACTTCCTGGGGCTCTCCATCGCCAACCAGGTGACGATGCTCAACCCGGCGCGGCTGCTCCTGGGCGGCGGTGTGCTGACACACTGTCCGGGCATCCGCCGGCAAGTGCTGGACGGCATCCAGCAGTGGTCGTCGCGGACCTCGCGCGAGGGGCTGCTCATCGCCGACGCGGAGCTGGGCGACGACAGCGGCATCATCGGCGCGGCGCTGCTGGTGGCGTGA
- a CDS encoding MarR family winged helix-turn-helix transcriptional regulator has translation MNGFSDGPSEQVVRRPVADGGEGDGGGLPQQAWTLLFELLHTHMRNFPALAAEFDLSPVQAHVLRQLGEGALAMSTLANYLSCDASNVTGLVDRLEARGLVERKSSEQDRRVKMLVLTEAGAEVRGRLMARLSAPPPLIAAMSDEDLTALRDIMRRALKTQ, from the coding sequence ATGAACGGATTCAGCGACGGTCCTAGCGAGCAGGTGGTGCGTCGGCCGGTGGCGGACGGCGGTGAGGGCGACGGAGGCGGGCTTCCCCAGCAGGCGTGGACGCTCCTGTTCGAGCTCTTGCACACCCACATGCGCAACTTCCCGGCCCTGGCGGCGGAGTTCGACCTGTCGCCGGTGCAGGCGCACGTGCTGAGGCAGCTGGGCGAGGGGGCGCTCGCGATGAGCACGCTCGCCAACTACCTGTCGTGCGACGCGTCCAACGTGACGGGGCTGGTGGACCGGCTGGAGGCGCGCGGCCTGGTGGAGCGCAAGAGCAGCGAGCAGGACCGGCGGGTGAAGATGCTGGTGCTGACGGAGGCGGGCGCGGAGGTGCGCGGCCGGCTGATGGCGCGGCTGAGCGCGCCGCCGCCGCTCATCGCGGCGATGTCGGACGAGGACCTGACGGCGCTGCGCGACATCATGCGCCGCGCGCTCAAGACGCAGTAG
- a CDS encoding Rieske 2Fe-2S domain-containing protein, with amino-acid sequence MEPTPDVVRHFHPVLPSRQLRRQPVRVELAGHAYALFRDASGRAAALADACPHRFAPLSRGTVTKEGQLQCPYHGWRFDARGQGFNPSQPELRHCDAKSFQVVERHGYLWLANVETPVSAMPTLADDSYVFGGTFSTLFQAPLHVALDNFSEDEHTPFVHTRLGWGGEQTGAVEFDAHNHDDRTEVHYRAPQRPAPVMRLLGVGRGDVFHNDWVTRFDPVRSAYTIRWTTPDGRPRPFITQAHIFFVPETARTTRLHVFSFLRTEVSALRPFLPVAAKAALGLTWWEVRDDARFISTVADTPYSHKGMRLDKFDKPLVHQRKLMERIYYAHEPELRRVHDATGT; translated from the coding sequence ATGGAGCCTACCCCCGACGTCGTCCGGCACTTCCATCCGGTGCTCCCCTCCCGTCAGCTCCGCCGCCAGCCCGTCCGAGTGGAACTGGCGGGTCACGCCTACGCGCTCTTCCGGGATGCCAGCGGCCGGGCCGCGGCCCTGGCGGACGCGTGTCCCCACCGCTTCGCGCCGCTGTCGCGCGGCACGGTGACGAAGGAGGGGCAGCTCCAGTGCCCGTACCATGGCTGGCGCTTCGACGCGCGGGGGCAGGGCTTCAACCCCAGCCAGCCGGAGCTGCGCCACTGCGACGCGAAGAGCTTCCAGGTGGTGGAGCGCCACGGCTACCTCTGGCTCGCGAACGTGGAGACGCCCGTGTCCGCGATGCCCACGCTCGCGGACGACAGCTACGTCTTCGGTGGCACCTTCTCCACGCTGTTCCAGGCGCCGCTGCACGTGGCGCTCGACAACTTCAGCGAGGACGAGCACACGCCCTTCGTCCACACCCGGCTGGGGTGGGGCGGCGAGCAGACGGGGGCGGTGGAGTTCGACGCGCACAACCACGACGACCGCACGGAGGTGCACTACCGGGCCCCGCAGCGGCCCGCGCCCGTCATGCGCCTGCTCGGGGTGGGCCGTGGGGACGTCTTCCACAACGACTGGGTGACGCGGTTCGACCCGGTGCGCAGCGCCTACACCATCCGCTGGACGACGCCTGACGGCAGGCCGCGCCCCTTCATCACGCAGGCGCACATCTTCTTCGTGCCGGAGACGGCGCGCACCACGCGCCTGCACGTCTTCTCCTTCCTGCGCACGGAGGTGTCCGCGCTCAGGCCCTTCCTCCCGGTGGCGGCGAAGGCCGCGCTGGGCCTCACCTGGTGGGAGGTGCGCGACGACGCGCGCTTCATCTCCACCGTGGCGGACACGCCCTACAGCCACAAGGGCATGCGGCTGGACAAGTTCGACAAGCCGCTGGTGCACCAGCGCAAGCTCATGGAGCGCATCTACTACGCGCACGAGCCGGAGCTGCGCCGCGTCCACGATGCCACGGGCACCTAA